One Verrucomicrobiota bacterium DNA window includes the following coding sequences:
- a CDS encoding site-2 protease family protein encodes MRWSLKIARFAGTEVRIHITFLLFLAWIGFSYYQTGGTTAAIQGVLFMAALFACVLLHEFGHALAAREFGIQTPDITLLPIGGVARLQRMPDKPWQELVVAIAGPLVNVVIAGVLIFVLHRHAGVEDLGRLQQPGIGMLAKLASVNVSLVVFNLIPAFPMDGGRVLRALLAMVMDYARATQIAARVGQAMAFLFGFIGLFGNPLLIFIALFIYLGAQQEAATAQMKDLALNLTVSEAMVTHLVSLPEHATLDEAVDALLRTSQHEFPVLDATGRVLGVLTRDDMIAALRRHGPAAPVMNVMRRDLPVVGPHTPFEAALRQMQECSCPALPVVDRAGRLLGLVTPENVGEMMLVHSVRPRDGRPAWRNPRTHGGKTESSAEHA; translated from the coding sequence ATGCGCTGGTCTCTCAAAATCGCCCGGTTCGCCGGCACCGAAGTTCGGATCCACATCACCTTCCTTCTGTTTCTGGCCTGGATCGGATTCAGTTACTACCAGACCGGCGGCACCACTGCCGCGATCCAAGGCGTGCTATTCATGGCGGCCTTGTTCGCCTGCGTGCTCCTTCACGAGTTTGGTCACGCGCTGGCCGCGCGCGAGTTCGGCATTCAGACGCCGGATATCACGTTGCTCCCGATCGGCGGCGTGGCCCGCCTCCAACGCATGCCGGACAAGCCGTGGCAGGAGCTGGTCGTGGCGATCGCCGGTCCGCTGGTCAACGTGGTCATTGCGGGCGTCCTGATCTTCGTCCTGCATCGCCACGCCGGGGTCGAGGACCTTGGACGGCTGCAGCAGCCCGGCATCGGAATGCTGGCCAAGCTTGCTTCGGTGAACGTTTCGCTGGTGGTCTTCAACCTGATCCCCGCTTTCCCGATGGATGGCGGGCGGGTGCTGCGTGCGCTGCTGGCGATGGTCATGGATTATGCACGGGCGACCCAGATCGCCGCCCGCGTCGGCCAGGCGATGGCGTTCCTGTTCGGCTTCATCGGCCTGTTCGGCAATCCCTTGCTGATCTTCATTGCGCTCTTCATCTACCTGGGTGCCCAACAAGAGGCGGCCACTGCCCAGATGAAAGATCTGGCGCTCAACCTGACGGTCTCGGAAGCGATGGTGACGCACCTGGTGAGCCTGCCCGAGCACGCCACGCTGGACGAGGCAGTCGACGCTTTACTGCGCACGTCCCAACATGAGTTTCCGGTCCTCGACGCCACCGGGCGCGTGCTCGGCGTGCTCACCCGCGACGACATGATCGCCGCGCTCAGGCGTCATGGGCCCGCGGCGCCCGTGATGAACGTCATGCGGCGTGACCTGCCCGTCGTCGGGCCGCATACCCCGTTCGAAGCGGCTTTGCGCCAGATGCAGGAATGCAGTTGCCCGGCATTGCCGGTGGTGGACCGGGCCGGACGGTTGCTGGGCCTGGTTACCCCGGAGAATGTCGGTGAGATGATGCTGGTGCATTCGGTGCGCCCGCGCGATGGCCGGCCCGCCTGGCGCAACCCGCGCACCCACGGCGGGAAGACCGAATCATCCGCAGAACACGCATAG
- a CDS encoding ROK family transcriptional regulator, translated as MPRPAFLRDINQARVLRLLKEKGVLSRAEIARFLGLTRSTVTLVTGELIEKGLIAATGEAFVTQLTGRPGAALKLNGAGAYFLGVEIGADEVHLLLIDLFGSIIHHETVPHRSTKPEAVCQDLTNLVLRVWSERLKNSDRLRGVGFAVSGLINAQGVIRKAPTLGWHDVDLKNELLVKLPLPAFAENDANAAALAELSFGGRVGYSDLCVLLLDSGVGAGIISERKLFRGYMGLAGEIGHLCLEPAKRHPDEEIGFLESRVGRNNLLASYRRAGGKAKDLAGLLEDLARNGLTARKAVEIWAEWLALTISNLADIANPKLVVLAGPLSELYPFVEKRVRKRLEERKFPTVEELEIEVSTFGRDSAALGGAALVFNGLFSVPDSSFLGDLA; from the coding sequence ATGCCTCGACCTGCTTTTCTCCGCGACATAAATCAAGCTCGCGTTCTGAGGCTGCTGAAAGAAAAGGGAGTCCTTTCCAGAGCGGAGATAGCGCGTTTCCTTGGCCTGACCCGATCGACGGTGACCCTGGTTACCGGCGAGTTGATAGAGAAGGGTCTCATCGCCGCAACGGGGGAAGCGTTCGTGACGCAGCTTACCGGTCGACCTGGGGCTGCCCTGAAATTGAACGGGGCAGGCGCCTATTTTCTCGGCGTCGAGATCGGCGCGGACGAAGTGCATCTGTTGCTTATCGATCTATTCGGGTCAATCATCCACCATGAAACCGTTCCGCATCGGAGCACGAAGCCCGAAGCCGTCTGTCAGGATCTGACCAACCTCGTTCTCCGGGTTTGGTCTGAGCGACTGAAGAATTCCGATCGATTACGCGGAGTCGGTTTTGCAGTTTCGGGTTTGATCAACGCCCAAGGGGTGATTCGTAAAGCGCCGACGTTAGGATGGCACGACGTTGACCTGAAGAATGAACTCCTGGTGAAGCTGCCCCTGCCGGCCTTCGCTGAGAACGATGCCAATGCAGCCGCGCTGGCGGAGCTATCGTTCGGGGGACGGGTCGGATACAGCGACCTTTGTGTTCTCCTGTTGGATTCCGGAGTCGGTGCAGGAATCATTTCTGAGCGGAAGCTGTTTCGCGGTTACATGGGGCTGGCGGGTGAAATCGGCCATCTTTGTCTGGAACCGGCGAAGCGCCACCCGGACGAGGAGATCGGTTTTCTGGAAAGCCGCGTCGGGCGAAACAACCTGCTAGCCTCCTACCGGCGGGCGGGTGGGAAGGCAAAGGACCTGGCCGGGTTGCTGGAAGATCTTGCACGGAACGGGTTGACGGCCCGGAAAGCGGTCGAAATCTGGGCGGAATGGCTTGCGCTGACGATCAGCAACCTCGCGGACATCGCTAATCCGAAGCTCGTCGTCCTGGCGGGACCGTTGTCTGAACTCTATCCATTCGTCGAAAAACGGGTACGTAAGAGACTCGAGGAGAGAAAATTTCCAACCGTCGAAGAATTGGAAATCGAAGTCTCGACTTTCGGAAGGGATAGTGCGGCGTTGGGTGGAGCGGCGTTGGTCTTTAACGGCTTGTTCAGCGTGCCGGACTCATCGTTCCTCGGCGACCTGGCCTGA
- a CDS encoding class II fructose-bisphosphate aldolase, giving the protein MFVTKPRLFLAYVFENRFAVPSFNVSNLEMARAVIEAAEIEDAPVMVQTDFINFDYGGMDELSALIRTLAEKAPVPVLMHQDHPGKDSNIFRSLRRGYYSVMYDGGHLPLADNIAGTARFVEIAHETGAILESEVGLFGGEYQGGGAVTAAAHDAAEMAEKSGTDTLAVSVGSVHGQETRLDLNLLGEIAGSTGIPLVLHGGSGIHPDDTKAAAMLNVYKINIGAALINGFVRGLEEAAALPPDHEPRHQQILRHVGGKLREIARSRLSSFGASGHGKRLLARLVSGKEDLAGRVRKG; this is encoded by the coding sequence ATGTTTGTTACCAAGCCGCGGTTATTTCTCGCTTACGTCTTCGAGAACAGGTTTGCCGTGCCATCATTTAACGTCAGCAATCTCGAGATGGCGCGCGCGGTCATCGAGGCCGCCGAGATTGAAGACGCGCCCGTGATGGTTCAGACCGATTTTATCAATTTCGACTATGGGGGGATGGATGAACTCTCGGCGCTGATTCGCACCCTGGCCGAAAAGGCTCCGGTACCGGTCCTGATGCACCAGGATCACCCCGGAAAAGACAGCAACATCTTCCGCAGCTTACGCCGCGGCTATTATTCAGTTATGTATGACGGCGGGCATCTACCGTTAGCCGATAACATCGCCGGCACAGCCCGTTTCGTTGAAATCGCGCATGAAACGGGTGCGATTCTCGAATCTGAAGTCGGGTTGTTCGGGGGTGAGTACCAGGGCGGAGGGGCTGTCACCGCGGCTGCTCATGACGCGGCGGAGATGGCCGAGAAGAGCGGAACCGACACGCTGGCGGTTTCGGTCGGATCCGTGCACGGCCAGGAGACGCGCCTTGATCTCAACCTCCTGGGCGAGATTGCCGGGAGCACCGGCATTCCGCTCGTCCTGCACGGCGGCAGCGGAATTCACCCCGACGACACCAAGGCGGCCGCGATGCTGAATGTCTACAAGATTAACATCGGGGCTGCCCTGATCAATGGGTTCGTACGCGGTTTGGAGGAGGCGGCCGCCCTGCCTCCCGACCATGAACCGAGGCACCAGCAGATCTTGCGGCATGTGGGCGGAAAGTTGCGTGAAATCGCGCGGAGCCGCCTTTCATCGTTCGGAGCGTCCGGGCACGGCAAACGGCTGCTTGCCAGGCTTGTTTCCGGCAAGGAAGACCTCGCCGGGCGAGTACGAAAGGGTTAG
- a CDS encoding sugar ABC transporter ATP-binding protein — translation MNNASNQEPLLDLEHISKRFGGLQALKDVSLTLYPGEVLALAGDNGAGKSTLIKTISGVHKPDTGTIKYCGKAIHLETPHQARDAGIETIYQDLAIADNLDVGGNVFLGREIVRRVLGLPFIDRRRMRQEALVTLQDLDIHIHHPENPLRSLSGGQRQSVAIGRAIHWKARVLIMDEPTAALGVPEQRKVMEIIQKLKKNGVGVIFISHNLIDIFQVSDRILVLRRGEKVGERLISETNHDEVVRLMVAG, via the coding sequence ATGAATAATGCTTCCAACCAGGAACCGTTACTCGACCTGGAGCATATCTCGAAACGCTTCGGGGGTTTGCAAGCCCTGAAAGACGTCTCGTTAACTCTGTATCCCGGTGAAGTGCTTGCCCTGGCGGGCGACAACGGCGCAGGCAAATCCACGTTAATCAAGACCATCTCCGGTGTGCACAAGCCCGATACGGGGACCATCAAATACTGCGGCAAGGCAATCCACCTCGAAACGCCGCACCAGGCGAGGGACGCGGGGATCGAGACCATCTACCAGGATCTGGCGATTGCGGACAACCTGGACGTCGGCGGCAACGTGTTTCTCGGCCGGGAGATCGTCCGGCGCGTCTTGGGACTGCCCTTCATCGACCGCCGCCGGATGCGCCAGGAAGCCCTCGTGACCTTGCAGGACCTCGACATCCATATCCACCACCCGGAGAATCCCCTCCGGTCTCTGTCCGGGGGGCAACGCCAATCGGTTGCGATCGGACGTGCCATCCATTGGAAAGCGCGCGTGTTGATCATGGACGAACCGACGGCGGCCCTGGGCGTGCCCGAGCAACGGAAAGTCATGGAGATAATTCAGAAACTCAAGAAGAACGGGGTAGGAGTGATTTTCATTTCTCACAACCTCATCGACATCTTCCAGGTCAGCGATCGGATCCTGGTCTTGCGGCGCGGCGAAAAAGTCGGGGAGCGCCTGATCTCGGAAACGAACCATGACGAGGTCGTTCGGCTTATGGTGGCGGGTTAA
- a CDS encoding ribose ABC transporter, whose protein sequence is MLVEKNLTKPVPLAGGEARKGFRWLALLAAFRAWLFLAILLAAFEIWARVAYGGTFVFNPLNVKSIALFTVTPLLLALGQTFVIISGGIDLSVGFTMGLSAVVTAHVYNWAAQFGGSGVSLVVAVAAGLGIAVVPGLINGLLIADLRVPPFIGTLGMYGVARGVAFLLAKGTTVPVQGGLLGAIGNGETAGFPNLVLLTIAIILAMHYLLSQTRYGQHIYAIGGNVNAALRAGINVRTATLALYILSALSAACAGIFYTAKFSAGAAQAGEPVLLDSIAAVVIGGASLFGGSGTIIGTIIGALIVAVIQYGLVFVNVEPFWQFVAVGVVIIISVLVDQIQKGGRR, encoded by the coding sequence ATGTTGGTAGAAAAGAATCTAACAAAACCGGTGCCGCTGGCAGGCGGTGAAGCCCGGAAGGGGTTCCGCTGGCTGGCGCTTTTGGCGGCCTTTCGAGCGTGGCTGTTTTTGGCGATTCTGTTAGCCGCATTCGAGATCTGGGCTCGCGTCGCGTATGGCGGTACGTTCGTGTTCAACCCGCTGAACGTGAAATCGATTGCGCTGTTTACCGTGACGCCGCTCCTGCTGGCCCTTGGCCAGACGTTCGTCATCATCTCCGGCGGGATCGACTTGTCGGTAGGCTTCACGATGGGTCTTTCTGCGGTTGTGACCGCCCATGTTTACAATTGGGCGGCACAGTTTGGAGGTTCAGGGGTAAGCCTCGTCGTGGCGGTTGCGGCCGGGCTCGGCATTGCGGTCGTGCCCGGCTTGATCAACGGCCTGCTGATCGCGGACCTGCGGGTACCGCCGTTTATCGGCACCCTGGGCATGTACGGCGTCGCGAGGGGGGTTGCCTTCCTGTTGGCGAAGGGGACCACCGTGCCGGTGCAGGGCGGTTTGCTGGGAGCGATCGGGAATGGCGAAACCGCCGGGTTTCCCAACCTGGTGCTCCTGACGATCGCGATCATCCTGGCCATGCACTATCTGCTTTCTCAGACGCGCTATGGCCAGCACATCTATGCCATCGGGGGCAACGTGAATGCTGCTCTGCGCGCGGGCATCAACGTGCGCACGGCCACGCTTGCGCTCTACATCCTGTCCGCACTGTCGGCGGCCTGCGCCGGGATTTTCTACACCGCGAAATTTTCCGCCGGCGCGGCCCAGGCGGGCGAACCGGTGCTGCTCGACAGCATCGCCGCGGTTGTGATCGGGGGAGCCAGCCTGTTCGGAGGGTCCGGAACGATCATCGGAACGATCATCGGGGCGTTGATCGTCGCGGTGATTCAATATGGTCTGGTTTTTGTGAATGTGGAACCATTCTGGCAATTTGTGGCGGTCGGGGTGGTGATCATCATCTCGGTACTGGTCGACCAGATTCAGAAAGGGGGCAGGCGATAA
- a CDS encoding substrate-binding domain-containing protein: protein MKRWINTVAVAVTLGLVAFSPIGTALAAGTKYTIALIPGLTTDPFYITMHKGAEAAAQALGVELVFQGAPDFNPVTQVPVLNAVTARHPSAILIAPTDKVQLVAPLKKASEAGVPVITVDTFIGNGHYQTGTGDADFPLCYVASDNVLGGEIAARALAKAINDKGKVYVSNVKPGISTTDQREQGFKDEMKKHPNVTVLETQFNDDDANKAASQFQSVLARNSDLAGVFGANLFSAMGAANGAKQAGTTGKVRVVAFDAPSSIVPEIKSGAVDIAIAQHPAEIGYFGVLTAYAHLTGQSVPPLIGTGFTVIDKTNVDDPNVKRFIYSD, encoded by the coding sequence ATGAAACGCTGGATAAATACAGTTGCAGTAGCTGTTACCCTCGGACTCGTTGCTTTTTCGCCAATCGGAACGGCATTGGCGGCCGGCACCAAGTACACGATCGCCCTCATCCCCGGGCTTACGACGGACCCTTTCTACATCACGATGCACAAAGGTGCGGAGGCGGCCGCGCAGGCGTTGGGTGTCGAGCTGGTATTTCAGGGCGCACCCGATTTTAATCCGGTGACGCAGGTCCCGGTGTTGAACGCGGTTACCGCGCGGCACCCGAGCGCCATTCTGATCGCGCCGACGGACAAGGTCCAGTTGGTCGCGCCGCTGAAGAAGGCCTCTGAGGCCGGAGTACCGGTAATCACGGTCGACACGTTTATCGGGAACGGGCACTACCAGACCGGAACCGGCGACGCCGATTTTCCGCTCTGTTACGTTGCGTCCGATAACGTGCTGGGCGGGGAGATCGCCGCGCGCGCACTGGCGAAAGCCATCAATGACAAAGGTAAAGTCTACGTATCGAACGTGAAACCCGGGATATCGACGACCGATCAGCGCGAGCAGGGGTTCAAGGATGAGATGAAAAAGCACCCAAACGTCACGGTTCTGGAGACCCAGTTCAATGATGATGATGCGAACAAGGCGGCATCGCAGTTTCAGTCGGTCCTGGCGCGCAATTCGGATCTGGCCGGCGTGTTCGGTGCGAACCTCTTCTCCGCGATGGGCGCGGCGAATGGAGCGAAACAGGCCGGTACGACCGGAAAAGTGAGGGTGGTAGCTTTTGATGCTCCGTCCTCGATTGTTCCGGAGATCAAATCGGGCGCCGTGGATATCGCCATTGCCCAGCATCCAGCCGAGATCGGGTACTTCGGAGTCCTGACCGCTTACGCGCATCTGACGGGGCAATCGGTTCCTCCGTTGATCGGCACCGGCTTTACCGTGATCGACAAGACTAACGTCGACGATCCGAACGTCAAGCGCTTCATCTACTCAGATTAG
- a CDS encoding zinc-dependent alcohol dehydrogenase family protein: protein MMKAIVYDAPRNFAYRDVPVPEIQPSEILLRVHACGVCGTDLHVHEGEFGPRFPLTPGHEFSGEIVELGSAVTGLKKGQRATASTTMACGRCFYCKRGDFLECENLDGIGVEVNGAFAEYIKLRSDLVFPIEKLSTREAVMVEPTACAVHGMQTLAMKPGSRVLLLGAGPTGQVLAQLLKLNGASHLTVAAPAGPKLDLIARLAADEVVAIDRKNPEVHRQGLREVSPNGFDYVIEATGSTGLLQDAIRFTRRRGTVMVYAVYPDDAMARITPADIMRREITIKGSFAQIDCFPRALDYLESGKIKVNEIVTHEIPLQDYQKALDLAFAREGIKIAIIP from the coding sequence ATGATGAAAGCCATTGTTTACGATGCCCCTCGTAACTTCGCGTACCGAGACGTTCCCGTTCCGGAAATCCAACCCAGTGAGATTCTTCTCCGCGTTCACGCCTGCGGGGTCTGCGGTACCGATCTTCACGTCCACGAAGGCGAGTTCGGGCCGCGTTTCCCCCTGACGCCCGGGCACGAGTTTTCGGGCGAGATCGTTGAACTCGGCTCTGCCGTCACCGGACTCAAAAAAGGCCAGCGGGCGACGGCAAGCACGACGATGGCCTGCGGCCGGTGTTTCTACTGTAAACGGGGAGACTTCCTGGAATGCGAAAACCTTGACGGCATCGGCGTAGAGGTTAATGGAGCTTTTGCGGAGTACATCAAGCTTCGCTCCGACCTGGTGTTCCCCATTGAAAAGCTTTCCACCCGCGAAGCCGTCATGGTCGAACCGACCGCTTGCGCGGTACACGGCATGCAAACCCTGGCGATGAAGCCGGGCAGCAGGGTCCTGTTGCTGGGCGCCGGGCCCACCGGGCAGGTACTGGCGCAACTGCTCAAACTGAATGGCGCGTCGCATCTAACCGTCGCGGCTCCGGCCGGTCCGAAACTGGATCTGATCGCGCGCCTGGCTGCCGATGAGGTGGTGGCGATCGACCGGAAAAATCCTGAAGTTCATCGTCAGGGTCTCCGGGAGGTCAGTCCGAACGGATTTGATTACGTCATCGAGGCGACCGGTTCCACCGGGTTGTTGCAGGATGCGATTCGTTTTACCCGGCGCCGCGGCACCGTCATGGTCTATGCCGTCTATCCCGACGATGCTATGGCCCGGATCACGCCGGCCGACATCATGCGCCGCGAAATCACGATCAAGGGCTCCTTCGCTCAGATCGACTGTTTCCCCAGAGCGCTCGACTATCTGGAGAGCGGTAAAATCAAGGTGAACGAAATCGTCACCCACGAGATTCCACTACAAGACTACCAAAAAGCGCTGGATTTGGCCTTCGCACGCGAAGGCATTAAAATCGCCATCATCCCATGA